From the genome of Triticum aestivum cultivar Chinese Spring chromosome 3B, IWGSC CS RefSeq v2.1, whole genome shotgun sequence, one region includes:
- the LOC123072865 gene encoding E3 ubiquitin-protein ligase XB3: MGHGLSCSRDGDEHDFFRAAQAGDVDALDALLAADPALARRATIYDRLTALHVAAANGCLPAVDMLLARAVRPDVVDRRKRTPLMLAATHGHIDCALALLRAGANILMFDSVNARTCLHHAAYYGHADCLRAILAAARTTPVADSWGFVRFVNVRDEHGATPLHVAARQGRPECVHLLLESGAIVSAPTGSYGFPGSTALHLAARGGSLECVRELLAWGADRVHRDSAGRIAYSVAMKRGHGACAALLNPAAAEPMVWPSPLKFIGELGADARALLEAALAEANREREKKILKGTKYSDTSSPALTDAGAGDDGDEVDDQEDEEVCSICFEQACSIEVEDCGHRMCAACTLALCCHSKPNPATLTLQPPACPFCRSCISRLVVADSKAKAVAVPGAGDETEAEEKPASPRLSRRRSRRSREGSSSFKGLSSAMGSLSSKIGRGSGRLAGDGDGAFLDKLEHDLP, translated from the exons ATGGGGCACGGGCTCAGCTGCAGCcgcgacggcgacgagcacgacTTCTTCCGCGCCGCGCAGGCCGGCGACGTCGACGCGCTCGAcgccctcctcgccgccgacccggcGCTCGCCCGCCGCGCCACCATCTACGACCGCCTCACCGCGCTCCACGTCGCCGCCGCCAACGGCTGCCTCCCGGCCGTCGACATGCTGCTCGCCCGCGCCGTGCGCCCGGACGTCGTCGACCGCCGCAAGCGCACCCCGCTCATGCTCGCCGCCACCCACGGCCACATCGACTGCGCCCTCGCCCTCCTCCGCGCCGGCGCCAAT ATTCTGATGTTCGACTCGGTGAACGCGCGGACGTGCCTCCACCACGCGGCGTACTACGGCCACGCCGACTGCCTGCGTGCCATCCTCGCCGCGGCCCGCACCACGCCGGTGGCCGACTCGTGGGGCTTCGTGCGCTTCGTCAACGTCCGGGACGAGCACGGCGCCACGCCGCTGCACGTGGCGGCGAGGCAGGGCCGGCCGGAGTGCGTGCACCTGCTGCTCGAGAGCGGCGCCATCGTCTCGGCCCCCACCGGCTCCTACGGCTTCCCGGGGAGCACGGCGCTGCACCTGGCCGCGCGCGGCGGCAGCCTGGAGTGCGTCCGGGAGCTGCTTGCGTGGGGCGCCGACCGCGTGCACCGGGACTCGGCGGGCCGGATCGCGTACTCGGTGGCGATGAAGCGCGGCCACGGCGCGTGCGCGGCGCTGCTGAACCCGGCGGCGGCGGAGCCCATGGTGTGGCCGTCGCCGCTCAAGTTCATCGGCGAGCTGGGGGCGGACGCGAGGGCGCTGCTCGAGGCCGCCCTCGCCGAGGCCAACCGGGAGCGGGAGAAGAAGATTCTCAAGGGCACCAAGTACTCTGACACTTCCTCGCCGGCGCTCACcgacgccggcgccggcgacgacggcgacgaggtggaCGACCAGGAGGACGAGGAGGTGTGCAGCATCTGCTTCGAGCAGGCGTGCAGCATCGAGGTGGAGGACTGCGGGCACCGGATGTGCGCGGCGTGCACCCTCGCGCTCTGCTGCCACAGCAAGCCCAACCCGGCCACGCTGACTCTCCAGCCGCCGGCGTGCCCCTTCTGCCGCAGCTGCATCTCCCGGCTCGTCGTCGCCGACTCCAAGGCCAAGGCCGTCGCGGTCCCGGGCGCCGGCGACGAGACCGAGGCCGAGGAGAAGCCGGCGTCGCCGCGGCTGAGCCGGAGGCGGTCGCGGAGGTCCCGCGAGGGGAGCAGCAGCTTCAAGGGCCTCTCGTCGGCCATGGGGTCGCTGTCGAGCAAGATCGGCCGCGGCTCCGGCCGGctggccggcgacggcgacggcgcgttCCTGGACAAGCTGGAGCACGACCTCCCTTGA